One segment of Lutra lutra chromosome 12, mLutLut1.2, whole genome shotgun sequence DNA contains the following:
- the LOC125081750 gene encoding translation initiation factor IF-2-like, which translates to MSTNFLRRWVRGRGAAKPEPQGHQTPSRGQRRPTAAPAPKVASHPVAPHDSRKRRRHQPRRSGEVLQPSGPQPPSPWRVPRPEMGRRWERKRSRVETAPGSRGGRRGKAKAKGGCRAVPAAAAAWATGPTRSAQRRYRRSSPASPAFLGATRCTNPTLPRAGPRGIGSLSHFVPSLLGLLPRCSAGQGEVGARDWRAGGEEDESRVPAAPDRGVSGKSCVPCPGEGESRRRKPGGWGDRGREGLICPPSCSNKRRPPAQTAHAGRGRSEGESIPRCARARTHTHTHTHTRRRLRRAGLGRDWPGRAGRKAGHARGLAVRSRRLVAGRSRQGAAGGTALAPAGCGERSRALEPERRLGFFSRRDAFSPAGSSILAPTELVFR; encoded by the exons ATGTCAACCAACTTCCTCCGGCGGTGGGTTCGCGGCCGCGGGGCGGCGAAGCCGGAACCTCAGGGTCACCAG ACCCCCAGCCGGGGGCAACGGCGACCCACAGCCGCTCCGGCGCCCAAAGTCGCATCCCACCCGGTGGCCCCTCACGACAGCCGAAAGCGCCGTCGCCACCAGCCTCGTCGCTCCGGCGAGGTGCTTCAGCCTAGCGGGCCCCAGCCGCCTTCGCCTTGGAGGGTTCCCCGTCCCGAgatgggcaggaggtgggagagaaagagaagcagggtgGAGACTGCTccgggcagcaggggagggagaagaggaaaggcgAAAGCGAAGGGCGGGTGCCGAGCTGTGCCAGCTGCCGCCGCCGCTTGGGCCACGGGCCCGACCCGTTCCGCTCAGAGGCGCTACAGGCGGTCTAGCCCCGCATCCCCGGCTTTCCTTGGCGCGACCCGATGCACCAATCCAACTCTGCCAAGAGCTGGTCCCCGCGGGATAGGCTCACTCTCCCATTTTGTCCCGTCGCTACTAGGGCTGCTGCCGCGCTGTTCTGCGGGGCAGGGCGAGGTCGGTGCCCGAGACTGGAGAGCGGGCGGTGAGGAAGACGAGAGTCGGGTCCCGGCGGCGCCTGATCGGGGAGTTTCTGGGAAGAGCTGCGTCCCCTGCCCGGGAGAGGGCGAGTCGCGGCGGCGAaagcctggggggtggggcgaTAGGGGCCGTGAGGGACTAATATGTCCGCCTTCCTGTTCAAACAAACGGAGACCGCCGGCGCAGACTGCGCATGCGGGGCGCGGACGCTCGGAAGGAGAATCGATCCCGCgctgcgcgcgcgcacgcacacacacacacacacatacacacacacgccgTCGCCTCCGCAGGGCGGGGCTAGGCCGGGACTGGCCCGGACGGGCGGGGCGGAAGGCGGGGCACGCACGGGGCCTCGCGGTCCGAAGCCGAAGGCTGGTAGCTGGGAGGAGCCGACAGGGTGCGGCGGGAGGCACCGCCCTCGCCCCAGCAGGCTGCGGGGAGCGAAGTAGAGCTCTGGAGCCCGAGAGGAGGTTGGG ATTCTTTTCTAGGCGAGATGCCTTTTCGCCAGCAGGCAGCAGCATTTTAGCACCAACGGAGCTTGTTTTTCGGTAG